One stretch of Acropora muricata isolate sample 2 chromosome 12, ASM3666990v1, whole genome shotgun sequence DNA includes these proteins:
- the LOC136892068 gene encoding uncharacterized protein yields the protein MMENPSSRDLLFEVFDDSSNDPCSSPGAYLPHSTPIKNSRQLRTPLEPEIFITSDSEPEIEVFDVDTSSVCDVSNCHSSIEVFDESSELQGNLEVDLGPDSSLESSQSISSNITISGNAGRDQKPEASQKAGCKKLRDDECILWLLATPCCERKCMRKLSVEDVNTTELHFCNMDQTQRRNYVLGYLSDHSRVEDSGDYVTEFMVKGKSVCREAWLLIHSVSKEWFRRLFNKFKEGAVKVEHGNKGVKKPSQRSTECIAWLEFFVSCVGQYQPDNKAIHLPSCFTRLSIYQRLCEENKSFNTPSIGMSQFYSIFHDNFPHVFIPKENRFTKCTDCTRYKEEKEKTVDKKARQEIDRLLTEHMELVWRERRIYYLHRYKARKHPSKYLTIIDDAMDQKTTCIPRVRRKTKATCNLATVGTHLVGAIFHSGQSPNGKDVLGSFDYYQWPHDPNLTASVLLCMLVRWCEKYQLPPVLYLQLDNCVKENKNQYILWLLALLVELKIFEKIRLNFLPVGHTHEDIAFFGVYSKHLAQMDVYTIEDLLQAMESCLAIIKAFPFLLDVVYNIKEWLLPHAEELHAHTQPKSFKFVRDEEGHCIMYYRNYSHMKWEGPQRLLKTIPTGKPNLVQPTLNKIDVEALKRDLKKFEENYPVGVSRAWARWLQDIDKLLELPNHWEWPLDILQRCSRVPRLVNEDISIPNHLQAMRDKETVETQQIYTGRYRPTRERENLVQAVDDCLENIEVGKFVAVHLANYDRVPVIGKVLEVNGDSIKIHYWKGSFKGKWSPQDVPRRRTPWVDELPKTCIILCSFSLTEDSKLLPSTRRHLQDEYARLKQNE from the exons ATGATGGAAAATCCAAGCAGTCGTGATCTCCTCTTTGAGGTATTTGACGACAGTTCCAATGATCCATGTTCAAGCCCAGGCGCTTATTTGCCTCACAGCACTCCCATCAAGAATTCTCGACAGCTCAGAACTCCACTTGAGCCCGAGATCTTTATTACTTCAGATTCGGAGCCCGAAATTGAAGTATTTGACGTGGATACGAGTTCGG TTTGCGATGTCAGTAACTGTCATTCGTCGATCGAAGTTTTTGATGAAAGTTCTGAACTGCAAG GCAATCTTGAAGTAGATCTTGGGCCTGACTCATCACTAGAATCATCCCAATCAATCAGCAGTAATATTACCA tTTCAGGGAATGCGGGAAGAGACCAAAAACCTGAAGCATCTCAGAAAGCAGGCTGTAAAAAGT TACGGGATGACGAGTGCATACTGTGGTTGTTGGCTACGCCATGCTGTGAAAGAAAGTGTATGAGAAAACTCTCAGTTGAAGATGTAAATACCACTGAATTACACTTCTGCAACATGGATCAGACACAGCGACGGAACTACGTGCTTGGATATCTGTCCGATCATAGTCGAGTTGAAGATTCAGGCGATTACGTTACAGAATTCATGGTGAAGGGAAAATCAGTGTGTAGAGAAGCATGGCTGTTGATTCATAGTGTCAGCAAAGAATGGTTTAGAAGGCTTTTTAATAAATTCAAGGAGGGTGCAGTCAAAGTGGAGCATGGGAACAAAGGTGTAAAGAAACCATCACAGAGAAGCACAGAGTGCATTGCATGGTTAGAGTTTTTTGTCTCCTGTGTTGGACAGTACCAGCCAGATAATAAGGCAATACACTTGCCTTCATGTTTCACGCGACTGAGCATTTATCAACGCCTATGTGAAGAGAACAAGTCTTTCAATACTCCTTCTATTGGAATGTCGCAGTTTTACTCTATCTTTCATGACAATTTTCCGCACGTCTTCATACCAAAG GAAAATCGATTCACAAAATGCACTGATTGTACGAGGTACAaggaggaaaaggaaaaaacagtGGACAAGAAGGCCAGACAAGAAATAGACCGATTATTGACTGAACACATGGAGCTGGTCtg GAGAGAGAGGAGAATTTATTACCTGCATCGGTATAAGGCCAGAAAGCATCCTTCCAAATATCTGACAATAATAGATGATGCAATGGACCAGAAAACAACCTGCATTCCACGTGTGCGGAGGAAGACCAAGGCCACCTGTAACTTGGCGACAGTCGGAACTCATTTAGTGGGAGCAATTTTTCATAGTGGCCAATCACCAAATGGGAAAGACGTTTTGGGGTCATTTGATTATTATCAGTGGCCTCATGACCCAAACTTGACCGCATCTGTTTTGCTGTGCATGTTAGTACGATGGTGTGAAAAGTATCAACTTCCACCTGTGTTGTATCTTCAATTGGACAATTGTGTCAAAGAGAACAAGAATCAATATATTTTGTGGCTTCTCGCCCTTCTCGTGGAATTGAAGATTTTTGAGAAG ATACGATTGAACTTTCTTCCAGTTGGCCACACACATGAAGATATTGCTTTCTTTGGTGTATATTCAAAGCATTTGGCACAAATGGATGTCTACACCATAGAAG ACTTGTTACAAGCCATGGAAAGCTGCCTGGCAATAATCAAGGCATTTCCATTTTTGCTTGATGTGGTCTACAACATTAAAGAATGGCTTTTGCCTCATGCTGAAGAATTACATGCGCACACCCAGCCAAAGAGTTTTAAATTTGTCAGAGATGAGGAAGGACATTGCATCATGTATTACAGGAATTACTCGCACATGAAATGGGAAGGCCCTCAACGACTCCTCAAG ACCATACCAACTGGGAAGCCCAACCTTGTACAGCCCACCctgaataaaattgatgtgGAAGCTTTAAAGAGAGACCTTAAAAAATTTGAGGAAAATTATCCTGTGGGAGTCTCAAGAGCATGGGCTCGGTGGCTTCAGGACATTGACAAACTTTTGGAGCTGCCTAATCACTGGGAGTGGCCTCTAGACATTCTGCAAAGATGTTCCAGAGTACCGAGGCTAGTGAATGAGGATATCTCTATTCCTAATCATTTGCAAGCTATGCGTGACAAAGAAACAGTGGAGACTCAACAG ATTTACACTGGGCGATACAGGCCAACAAGAGAGCGGGAAAACCTAGTACAAGCCGTTGATGACTGCTTGGAGAACATTGAGGTGGGAAAGTTTGTGGCAGTCCACCTTGCCAATTATGATAGAGTGCCAGTTATTGGGAAGGTTCTTGAAGTGAATGGCGATAGCATTAAGATCCACTACTGGAAAGGTTCTTTTAAGGGGAAGTGGAGTCCACAAGATGTGCCCAGAAGGCGGACTCCATGGGTTGATGAGCTCCCCAAAACTTGTATCATATTATGTTCATTTTCATTAACTGAGGACAGCAAACTATTGCCATCTACAAGGAGGCATCTTCAAGATGAGTATGCTAGATTAAAACAGAATGAGTAG
- the LOC136892069 gene encoding uncharacterized protein has translation MLNSSPRSERVTGVVTPTEPSADDADAALATPGEQRDDSRHDVDVYTYTRTVAERRNHTSQDVDAASLTPTERCTESDTPQAVHATRGLHITSRTPKEPGIDVICRPQDDNTFADGAISESAAEPSQATETPVSTKQPPKRKIRLVFSPENQTQPKKPKKEDELQRSCNECLVSATAHFIPIGNMELPTKTRQFRRVNNEFMYNLQAEMEKNPAGSYGALFVVAKGLSNKEEWKLNDKDSYSYEVLGGTHLSLATKVMHERQPNNPHFAGRMCRIYVGLSDEQAIYLGAMHQQSSMFQHEITYSEEVERCRMQLFGCADISGDPPNPGPSWRDDCSRILHKEKKGLSEVFAMARVGKDVWKEFQEVNSLCEKGSLKDQKVSAGEVMRGVVSLKQWHMKPLCSLSDEQRLYLLRKVKEKEISLKELKQEAHNVRSLSQVQEAIVNFFQLKSWEEAANKFGDSVCSERLLRFRGDFEKLHEFKMFLKHLQRKTERTIDGQASGTVITGSDGVTKGQVVFSRYEDVEASSSCLENGAFLSIGHAGYNSEDVIKEVSDIVDMVVRVNFKRLMTIFNVIIVCPVSTCNLVVEAMTTSGAAKTQQGFIVNLGRKRETRTKDLLMTEVVNSFVVGHWAVARKMVDRHVSKHTTNVVSVESEVADKQPKEVYAHLLSTFSKEGDLILDIASGNGNGLLAGLSMKRPSVYIDQWTEENAQWHLLENIKEQSQFNCDSP, from the exons ATGCTGAACTCCAGCCCTCGCTCAGAACGTGTTACAGGAGTGGTCACACCAACTGAGCCAAGCGCTGATGATGCAGACGCTGCGCTAGCAACGCCAGGGGAGCAACGGGATGATTCGCGACACGATGTTGATGTTTATACATATACACGAACAGTTGCAGAACGAAGGAATCATACTTCACAAGATGTTGATGCTGCTTCACTTACGCCAACGGAACGATGCACTGAATCTGATACTCCACAAGCGGTCCATGCTACTCGTGGTCTGCATATCACATCACGCACGCCAAAGGAACCAGGTATTGATGTGATATGCAGACCACAAGATGATAATACGTTTGCTGATGGTGCAATCTCGGAAAGTGCGGCAGAGCCAAGTCAAGCTACTGAGACCCCTGTTTCAACAAAACAACCGCCTAAGCGAAAAATACGGCTAGTATTTTCGCCAGAGAACCAAACACAGCCGAAGAAACCCAAGAAAGAGGACGAGTTGCAGCGATCATGTAACGAGTGTCTTGTTAGTG CTACAGCACACTTCATTCCAATTGGTAACATGGAATTACCAACAAAAACAAGGCAGTTTAGGAGGGTTAACAATGAGTTCATGTACAATCTGCAagctgaaatggaaaaaaatccaGCTGGGAGCTATGGGGCCCTTTTTGTGGTAGCCAAGGGACTTTCAAATAAAGAAGAATGGAAATTAAATGACAAAGATTCTTACAGTTATGAAGTCCTTGGTGGAACACACCTATCTTTGGCCACGAAAGTAATGCATGAAAGGCAACCCAACAACCCACACTTTGCTGGGAGAATGTGCAGAATTTATGTTGGGCTGAGCGATGAACAAGCCATTTACCTTGGAGCTATGCATCAACAATCATCAATGTTTCAACATGAAATTACATACAGTGAGGAG GTTGAACGATGTCGCATGCAATTATTTGGATGTGCAGATATTTCTGGTGATCCGCCAAATCCAGGCCCTTCATGGAGGGATGACTGTTCTCGTATATTGCATAAAGAG AAGAAAGGATTAAGTGAAGTGTTTGCTATGGCTAGAGTTGGTAAAGATGTGTGGAAAGAATTTCAGGAGGTGAATTCATTGTGTGAAAAAGGGAGCCTCAAAGACCAAAAAGTCAGTGCAGGAGAAGTCATGCGGGGAGTTGTCAGTCTGAAGCAGTGGCACATGAAGCCACTCTGTAGTCTAAGTGATGAGCAAAGGCTCTATTTGTTAAGAAAG GTGAAAGAGAAGGAAATAAGTCTCAAAGAGCTCAAGCAGGAGGCTCACAATGTTAGATCTCTTTCACAAGTGCAAGAGgccattgtgaatttttttcaattgaagAGCTGGGAGGAGGCGGCAAATAAATTTGGGGACAGTGTTTGTTCAGAGAGGCTTCTACGGTTTAGG GGTGACTTTGAGAAGTTACACGAATTTAAAATGTTTCTGAAGCACCTTCAGAGGAAAACTGAACGTACAATTGATGGGCAGGCCAGTGGCACAGTCATCACTGGATCGGATGGTGTTACCAAGGGCCAAGTTGTGTTTTCAAGGTATGAAGATGTGGAAGCATCATCTTCATGCCTTGAGAATGGGGCATTCCTGTCAATTGGACATGCTGGATACAATTCAGAG GATGTGATCAAAGAAGTCAGTGACATAGTTGATATGGTTGTTCGCGTGAATTTTAAGCGGCTGATGACCATATTCAATGTCATTATAGTATGCCCTGTCAGTACATGTAACCTTGTTGTGGAAGCTATGACAACATCTGGAGCTGCCAAGACACAGCAAGGTTTTATCGTTAACTTGGGCAGGAAAAGAGAGACAAGGACAAAAG ACCTTCTCATGACTGAGGTAGTCAACTCATTTGTTGTGGGGCATTGGGCAGTGGCTAGAAAAATGGTGGACAGACATGTGTCCAAGCACACAACAAATGTGGTTTCAGTGGAGAGTGAAGTAGCAGACAAACAGCCAAAGGAAGTTTATGCGCATCTTCTATCGACGTTTTCTAAGGAAGGGGATCTCATCCTTGACATTGCCAGtggaaatg gaaaCGGATTGCTCGCTGGATTGAGTATGAAAAGGCCATCTGTTTACATTGATCAGTGGACAGAGGAAAATGCCCAGTGGCATCTTCTAGAGAATATTAAGGAACAATCACAGTTCAATTGTGACTCACCGTAA